The proteins below are encoded in one region of Methylophilales bacterium:
- a CDS encoding PD-(D/E)XK nuclease family protein yields MVSLKRNSKLELVEAKGKRTRASSIYTPGQLDDFKVSRGKFSTFITCPRCFYLDRVVGLAEPGMPGWTLNETTDLLLKKEFDVCRDQQIPHRLFAKYGLDHVVPFKHEAMDDWRDSLRKGLMVRYDDSNIILSGGVDDIWFDTQTEELIVVDYKSQASNYEVNPSSYLNSPYHEAYKIQMDFYNYLLNLMGFKTGLISYFLVVNADRHAEGFYGEMKFFETLIPYEHDFSWIDREVNNMIDCLNSEKLPDSHLSCENCAYAKQRKNYD; encoded by the coding sequence GTGGTCAGTCTAAAAAGAAATAGCAAATTAGAGCTGGTGGAAGCGAAGGGGAAGAGGACCAGGGCTTCTTCAATTTATACGCCAGGGCAATTAGACGACTTTAAAGTCAGTCGAGGTAAATTCAGTACGTTTATTACCTGCCCAAGATGTTTTTATTTAGATAGGGTAGTAGGGTTAGCAGAGCCGGGAATGCCTGGTTGGACGTTGAATGAAACAACCGACTTGCTTTTAAAAAAAGAATTTGACGTCTGTCGTGACCAACAAATCCCCCACCGCCTTTTTGCTAAGTATGGATTAGATCACGTCGTGCCATTTAAGCATGAAGCCATGGATGATTGGCGAGATTCATTGAGGAAGGGGTTGATGGTGAGATACGATGACTCTAATATTATTCTCTCTGGCGGTGTGGATGACATATGGTTTGATACGCAAACAGAAGAGCTGATTGTCGTGGATTATAAATCTCAGGCGAGTAATTATGAGGTTAACCCAAGTTCCTACCTAAACTCCCCCTACCACGAGGCCTACAAAATACAGATGGACTTTTATAATTACCTGCTTAATTTAATGGGATTTAAAACGGGATTAATTTCCTACTTTTTAGTCGTGAATGCTGATCGCCATGCTGAAGGTTTTTACGGTGAGATGAAGTTTTTTGAAACACTGATACCTTATGAGCATGATTTTTCATGGATTGATCGTGAAGTGAATAACATGATTGATTGCCTAAATTCAGAGAAGCTTCCTGATAGTCATCTCAGTTGTGAAAACTGTGCTTACGCGAAGCAGAGAAAAAACTATGACTAA
- a CDS encoding inverse autotransporter beta domain-containing protein: MNFNNPKFFLLTPLVLATTVAFANWGSDSQEMSANNATTNDEDRAAFIDLSKMVAAGDIEGAQSQVIEAATDQGVGFTKSFLEKYFPTVEVSFETKEGGKPTTGILVVAPLSDQKDIENTIFTQVSAFYTDNRTTLNAGLGYRRLVSDNTLMLGVNAFYDHEFPYDHGRYSIGLEARSTVGEINANIYQATTKWKTGKNGNQERALDGWDIEAGLPLPYMNWATVFVKRYQWDGVDGGKDAKGNDAQLRAYVPILPGLEIQAGRTFKDDEKDSNYFTAIFNVTEAFSNKPKQQVQWFNDTAYKLESMEDRRYEKVRRENIIVKQVNSGGKLSVKGF; encoded by the coding sequence ATGAATTTTAATAACCCAAAATTCTTCCTACTCACACCCCTTGTTCTTGCGACCACAGTGGCCTTTGCTAACTGGGGTTCTGACTCTCAAGAAATGAGTGCAAATAATGCAACCACCAATGATGAAGATCGTGCTGCTTTTATCGATCTCTCTAAAATGGTTGCCGCAGGTGATATTGAGGGTGCACAGAGCCAAGTGATTGAAGCCGCGACTGACCAAGGCGTGGGTTTTACTAAATCCTTTTTAGAGAAATACTTCCCGACAGTCGAAGTGAGTTTTGAAACTAAAGAAGGCGGTAAACCCACCACCGGGATTTTAGTGGTGGCACCACTCTCTGATCAAAAAGATATTGAGAATACGATATTTACGCAAGTCAGTGCATTCTATACCGATAATAGAACCACATTGAACGCGGGTTTAGGTTACCGCCGGTTAGTTTCAGACAATACACTCATGCTCGGTGTGAATGCGTTTTATGATCACGAGTTTCCTTATGACCATGGCCGATACAGTATCGGTTTAGAAGCCAGATCTACCGTCGGTGAAATCAATGCCAATATTTATCAAGCCACCACTAAGTGGAAAACAGGTAAGAATGGTAATCAAGAACGTGCACTCGATGGTTGGGATATCGAAGCCGGTTTACCGCTGCCTTATATGAACTGGGCCACCGTATTTGTGAAACGTTATCAGTGGGACGGTGTTGATGGCGGTAAAGATGCGAAAGGAAATGATGCCCAACTGAGAGCTTATGTGCCCATACTTCCAGGTCTTGAGATTCAAGCCGGAAGAACCTTCAAAGATGATGAGAAGGATTCAAACTATTTCACAGCAATATTCAATGTCACTGAAGCCTTCAGCAACAAACCTAAACAACAAGTGCAATGGTTCAACGATACCGCTTATAAGTTAGAGAGCATGGAGGACAGAAGATACGAAAAAGTCAGACGTGAGAATATTATTGTGAAGCAGGTTAATAGTGGCGGTAAACTTTCAGTGAAGGGTTTTTAA